GAGGTTGTATTTGGTTTTAGAAGATAAGGGACCTCCACCATTCTTTGTCTGGTAAAACGTTAGAGCTAGCTAGGTAGAAAGATCGCAACAACCATCTTTTAACTGCAACAATTTAGCTAAACTAGCAGTTCGCTTTCATACTCAAAAGTGCCAGTCCCTCTGTGTCTCACTCAAAAGCTAATGTGAGCTAATTTTAGaattgaattaagtttaaatttaaattatgaaatgaCATTAAAGTAAATTCTAGTGTTGTTTTTAGACTAATTGAGTCATTTAGACTTTTTTGACTGCAATTACATCATCCATAAATGTCGCGTCATGCAAATTTCACATGATGTTCAGTCCTTgacataaaaattaagaatgtcTATCTATAATAGATTTTGGTACTTGTGGtaccacttatatatatatataaaactgagaaaaaatttaattttaatttttaatatatcatgtttatttttttaattgatttaaataGTTACTTTTTAGATTAATTGCTTAAAAAATCGatctaaaagttaatttttaagatgAGCTAATAATTGACTTAAAAAGTTTGACTTTCTATATCACTTATATAAACATCGATAATACAatcgatgtaaaaaaaaatttatgaaaaattaaaattttaatctcaatcatcaatttatatatatatatatatatatatatatatatatatatatatatataaatgtgtaTATCTTATTAGATGTATCAAGTCATACTTGGATAACTTGCATAGTTTAGTCCCACAAATTTCACACATTGTCTAATCCTTGGTGTCAGCATgagtcaatttttaaatttgtattagatttaaattcaaattctgaAATGATATAGATGTCGACAGTTGTTGTTAGACTCATCGATCAGGTCATAATTGAATCTCTTGTATATCTTCAATCCTATAAATTTCACATTGTCCAATCCTAATCAAATTCTATCCTAATGATTTTTGTGACTTATCAAGTTGTAATTGAATCTCTATAGATGTTCAATCCTATAAACTTCACATTGTTCATTTCTTAGCCTAAGAAGATTGTCTATAtcttataataataacttttgaaattgtgttagactcaaatttaaaatgatatcaaGATATATTGTGTAGTAATTGTTGCTTGTTATTTAGTgtagtatttaatataattaacataACATTTAAACCAATTATATTgaaacaattgttgcatcaaaaaATTCGTACCACAATCCTTCGTTCTATTTAGCACttatgtattaaaaatatttcaataaaatagaAACAATGCTATATCAATGTAAAAGTGAGTTTATAAATGTTAGCCAGTAGAAGCAACTAACACTGGTCCCTTATCTGCGTATATAATGAAAAGTACTCCTACCCCAAATGAAAGGCCTGTGCGAACTGCGATGATAGCAGAGAGCACGAGTAGATAAAGAAATAGAACATTGAAGATGGAAATATTTCTTAAGGCAACgcgagaaagaaaaaaaggaggcTGAAAATGAACCAGCTgatggagaatatataaataaaccAGTTATGAGCTGGTAGACATGCAGATTAACCAAAAATCCACGAAGCATATAGTGGGTTTAAATATCGATGGCGCTGGTTTGAATCAAAGTTCAATTGTAAATGTAATTGTAAATCTCGAAGCTCAGAGGAACCATATAcattattttgtataaattgtttcttACATGAGCTCAATGTtaaatttataagtatttttttattcataagtaTTGAATATAAGATCAGtatcaaaaatttataatactttatatattttgtttaaccAAATGAGTAGATTCTTTAATTGGAATTTATATGCACTACAAGAAAAGAGTTGATTAGCGACGGATTTAGATATGTGGAAATGTCAATACTTGGAAGGCTGTTTCTGATGGATTTTCAagaaattttaaactatttttttgtgaTGGAAATTTACCGACTAATATACATCCATCAGAAAAATTAGAATTACTGTATTTTCTGTcgctaacatttttttgttagaaaaataCAACAGACCCATTAAATATTGTTAAACAAATAAGCTAGTAAAAAATTACCCATTAAATTGTTAAACACATACGCAGATTTGATGATTAATGttgttacatatatatatatatatatatatatatatatatatatatatatatatatatatatatatattaaaaatttattattttattcttattattgattaaaaatatttttaagatatatttaaaaaaattaaatatatattaatataataaataaaaacttggatataaattgataaatatatataagaaattttttaatttctattattaactataattttaaataaattctataaattattgtatatatatatatatgaatttaaacCTTCCTTGATTcacatttttggttttttgaatATATTAAGTAGTTTTACTTAgaatattaaagtttttttcgcccataagttaatttttttttaaaatgatgatTGCAAAAAGTTGTAAAtatagaagagaaaataaattgacaaatatatgtactaatttatttttactttctccatccttttaattttaatttattgtttccaAAGCTAATACCATGCATCTTAATAAAGCTTACATTAATTTTCGTCTAAGAAATATTAGAATATTATTCTGCtcccacttaaaaaaaattaaaaatatggatCTACGTGCCACTAAATTCATCATGAAATATATATCACTCTAGTCCTAGAATTCATTAAAACCCAATTGTAAATTGATGATTGATTATGacctaataaaatttaaagttagcactaaaaattaattaaggccTAATAAGACTCAAATATAATTGACCAAGGCCCACCTCAGCTAAATATAACACTTATGATTGTTCAATGCTTAATAAGGCtcaaatgtaatattaataattgatCAAAACTCAATAAAACCTAGGTGTAAGTATTAATGATTGATCAAGGTCTAATAAGACGTAGATGCAATACAAATAATTGATGAAGACGCAATAAGATTCAAGTGTAACattaatgatttattataaCTCAATTAGATTCTATTGTAATACTCATGATTGAACAATGGATTAAGAATAACACTAATGATTGATCAAAGTCtaataaaacataagaaaataacaTTGATGATTGATCAAGATCTAATAAAATCTAGTGTAATATTGATGATTGAACAAGGTTGAGTAAAACCTAGATGTATTGCCAAAAAACATTCTTTGTAGGCCACTATTTCATTATGAGTCTATTAGTTATGTTAAGGAGCCTCGCAAGTTAGCTTACCTTGCAACAATGTattgtcaaaataaaaattggttgTATTTCCTTATAGCTATGAGAAAAGGCTCTTTGGGTTCATAAACTGTATAAATTTGTAGTGGTTATGTGGAGCCTTAATTTTTGGCAAGGTGAACTTCGACCATGAACTGAattaacatgttttaattccaATCTTTGTTTGATGTAGATGGTATTTATGTCAGTTGATCTTGAAGATTACTTGCCTTCAAAGAATATCTTGTCAAAAATCAGTTTAGGAACTATAATCTCATGTGATGACTTTATTCTGCGGTCTTTTTCTATTACCTTATTTAtttgttcatttaattttatgactacttttaaagatatttttagttTCCAACCAGTGTTTTGACCTGATTTCTATTGTCCCTATTTGATCTGAGTAAATTGTTTCATATTCGTTGAACAAAGCAAGAAAGCTGCAACTGAGTACAAATTTATGACACCTCATCAAGTATCTGAGGCAACAACAGACCAGATAGGGATGTTGACACACACAATAGATCAGCCGGCACTGCGGTATGAAGAAACAAGCAAAACACTGCTTCTGAAAAGATCAACTACAGATAAACTTCATAAAAATCATGCAGACAATAACAACACAAGCATGGGAATTGTAGGGGCAAGTGACATTAAGGTAATTGCGACATAatcttcagtttttttttcctttggagATGGAGATTTTGAAAGGATGTACGATGAATCTTTGATCGATTTCAATACCATTAAGGAAAGGCATTAAACATTTTGGAAGTCATTGGTTTGCCCCCTATTTGTTGTCTAatgaattttttgtattttattatttaaactcTGTTAAGGTTACATGTTTATATAATGTTTTCAGGTTTTCTACAAGATATGTTTCATcgtcctcaacgtcctttgaaGAATTCCACATGCATATTGTGAGTTTAAGTCAAAAGGTAGCAAATACAAGACAATgacatttctttccaaaaaagaCAATGATAACAAGTAATATTCTTTGTCATATCTATTAATTACCTTTGAGTTAGATTATAATTAGTATCAATAAgtattattaaaagatattatttaAAAGGTTAATATATACTCATtgataacatatattttttcaataaaaaaaattgaaaacatatattattatatttatcaattagtatatatactatattgtttttaatatattattaattattatatatttattaaagtgtatttattaaaagttttgaGGGGAGGGGGCTAAAGCCCTGCTAGCCCCCTAAAATCCGTCCCTTCCAACAGCAAAAGCAAAGGTGAATTGCAAGATTTTTCTTGAATGGCAAGAATTACAAGTTAATTAGTAATTTGTGTTTGACAAAATGTCATAAATGTGAATTGAAAATAGTAATTACTCGGTTTTTGGTTCTTTTAGCATCTTAATTGAATGATTTTGTGTTGTAATTGAGTGAAGTCATCGAATCTTATAATCTTGTTATCaggtttttgaaagttgagAAATGAGAAGTGATATGATTTGCAGGAATTGCGTGTAAATTAAGAGTCTGCATTTGAAACAATATTAATTGGTGATTCCATTCTACTTTTTGtgcttattaacattttttattgaatatgataattttgttatgtGTTTTTCTACCGattggacttttttttttcgtttccaACAAGATAGAGTAATAAGCATTAGGAAACACAGTACGAAATTCTGattggtagttttttttttgtctatactAATTCTCTGAACACATGACTGAGGGAGATaacttaaaaaacaataattctatcgatttagtgtaaaaaaaaaactatcaatcATAATTTTGTATGTCTTTCCTAATGCTTTATCTTGTTGGAAtcggaaagaaaaaaagtttaatcgGTAGAAAAACCTATGACAAGAAAAtcagtgtaaaaaaaaactattatttcagAATTTTGTACGTCTTTCCTAATACTTATTAACATTCTTGTCTATTTGGTTTGGACAGCTATTTGACTCGTTTCTATTTAGAAGCATATCTGATcttatttacaaagaaaaaagttagaATATAAAATACACTATGTTACTTATAAGTAGGACcaaagataatatattattttaaatatatttctgtGTTTGTATTTCCATTAAACATAAATTATCTGTAAGAAAAATATTAGCTTTGAAGGGAAGTAAGAAAGTGGAAAAATAAGCATACTCTtaataaaaatctaattaagGTTAGCCATGTGCTTGACTTTATTTTATCGAGAATTAAACTAATCAGATATCAATTAAACTATTTTTGAGAGGAGAGGACATAAAACTTCCACAGAAATATATAGATCGAGATcgaactaattaattaaaccaATACTGTAGGAATTTATCTAGACCTCCAACGTTAAGATGTaagaattgaaaattgaaatctgTATACTTATTCCATGATTAGATTAGATATAACACCGTTCATGACTCCAACCAATGGTATGCAATCAAAGACAGGGAAAAGATGAACAAAAGAATAATTAACTAGTACAAGTTCAAGCAAAACAACAATGGTATCTTAAGGCATGAAAATACCCAGTTGGACACATGGTGAGAATTGCTCACTGCACCCCGTAGCAAACGCTGTGTGTATCAGTATTActattaccagtgaagaataaTTAAATCGGTTGTATCATTCATGAGTACAATCCTTAAATGTGTTACTTTCAGACTTCAGATTAGGCAAAAATTTATCATTGTGGTTGTGGGGACAAGAGAACTAGCTCCATGAATGTGGCAGTTGAGaatgttgtgacttgtgagctTCAAGCTTGATCATTGATATGACGACTATATAAGCTACTGTTTACGTTAGTGATTCAGTGCCTTTTCTTTCTAAGCAGCCAAGAGTTGCTGTTCTGAGACTGGAAATGTCTCTATAAACACTTCAAAAATATATGCTTTTAAACAATTACTATAACATTATTGCACTTTGCTTTCCATGATAGACAGGACACCAAATAGATGAATGCATGGTATTGGTTGGAATCATTATGAGTGTGGGGGTGGGGACCAACATGGGGAATTAGAAAACAGATGAATCTGAACATATTGTTTGGTAAAACTTCCTTAGGAGGAATAGTTGcctaaattaatttaagtaaagaattaaataagtaatacttataatagttgaaggattttagATTTAAGTACGCATATAGGATGACTGacaaaattaattcataattaGTTTATAGTTAATTCAAAGTTAGAAAGAGCTTACTTTTTAACTAAAAGCATTTAATCTAAAGTTGAAAGTTTTTAACTTATTGGCATCCTCGCTCCATATAATAATTGTCTTACAATTAGTCTATAATAGATTGGATTCGGTCCCGATACAAGAACatttaataaatacattttttaagttaattcaATAAACtataagttttttatattattaaactaattaacgaattttaaaatgataaaaaggatatgcctatatttttatatttattttatttaaaagataattttttaaaaaataattatagttttaagttttttattaattttgaaatcttattattttatatttaaatatcaaatatttttaaaatgacaaaaaaatagtgcaataattaaaaaaatagtataatataaaaaaagtaaccCAAAAGATAGTAAAAAAGGTATAATGGCTAGTATgaaaagttaagaaaataatgtaTAAACAAATGCTATAAGTTTACTAAATATACTTTGTTATCAAACACTcttattttagttaaataagatttttaagttaattaaattaattttataaattagttgaaaatCACCAGTCAaatatagtaataatatttttttttaaaaactatataaaaaaattattaattttagtatttatatactCTGTTCCATGATAATTTAGGCATAAATGAATTAGTTATTTTGAGAGCAATATAAGCCCATTTAGAAAGGATCCAATGATAGTGTTCACGAGTTTGGATAATTCATGAATTTAGATCTTGACATTGTTTTGAATTGAATCTAATTTAACCCATTCAAATTCAATGATTCTTCTGTTTTGGATAATgagtttttatgttaaaaaaattacaaacctTGATGACCCAACtctttaatatgatattttattttattttattttaattattatttatattttttgtttttatttattattttttacaatttaaaaaaaaattgtaaacactttttaagtttttctttacCAAATAGACCCAATCCAATCTGTCATTAATCAAATTAGTCTAATTTGGGTTTGACATGAAAAATACACAAATTCGATAGAATTCAAGGACAATACACAATTTTACCTGTTTGATGGTTATTTTCCTCTATAAGAAGAAACACAAAATAATGTCTCGTATCAAACAAATGACGAAACATTATAAAATGTTCAAGGGCTACTGTCCTTTTGAGGACTTGTATTATCCAAAAttagcatgatcatagattaGGCTTGGTCCAAATGACAGCCCCTCAAGTCCTCAACCATCCGCCCTTTACATATGGTCCCAAAACTAATCAATGATCTTGTTGAGGATGATCAACTTTCAATTCCTTAACTCAGAAGGCATAAATAACTAGAATGAGCCCACAAATTCATTAATTAAGAGATAAATAATTATCTAGTAGGATAGCTGTCACATTTGAGTGAATGAGAGAGAAagtctttaaaaattacatttactaAATGAGTATATcactttattataaaaattattctagATTGCAATTGCGGCCACATTTTCTTGTAATGTCAAGAGACCAAATAAAACTACAACCACAATTTATAAGCGTACTTTCTGCTTGTTCACAATTTACATTACTCTAGGACTTTATAACAATATTACACATAATTTTGTGCTTTGACGAGGTAAACATTATGATAGTAtataactaatgaaattacTTAACAATGAAACATGAATTATTCTTTGTTAACCATAGGAATCAAagagataaattttataacacacacattttgtattttgtttatcaactgaactaaaaaaaatattgtgaaaaataagaattatgCTCTTACGTGAATGTATTTACCAATAATTTTTGGTGAACCCCACCTAATTTTGAATTGCTTTTCACTTTCCTAACGTGAAGGCAAAGCCACCGGTCACCGAACCACGAATTCGATATTGCAATTACTCGACCTATCATTATCAATATTGTGCAAAGAATTAACTTAATTGAGttagagagaaaataataaattaaagaattagAAATAGCTTTCAACCCAGAAAGAAGGTGAATGACAATTGAAacgtttctaaattttttaatttacgaTGACAACGCAACAACATAACAATGACCCACCCACCCACCCCCACCGCCTTTTACGGCGCCCCATTTGCAACACCCACGCCACACGGATCAACGACCCGACCCGGATTCCCGTTCGTTCGTTCGTTCTTTCATTCCTCTCAGATCTTCTCGAGCTTCTCGCCCTTCACCACCGGATTCGCCTTCGCGATCTGCTCCCTCCCCATTCCCTTAAAGTCGAACTCGCACGCGTGCTGCTCCGGGTAACGGTGGGTCCCGCAAAGCATCATCCCGCACCGGCACTTAAACCCCGTGAGCCCCACGCGCCGTCTGCAAGTCATGCACCGGTTCTGCTGCGGCGCCTTAAGCTCCTCCGCCGCGCGTGGCGCGTCAACAACCACCGCCGAAGCCGGATCTGCTGCCGGAGCGGAAGAAGACGACGGCTGAGAAATCACCGACGGAGGCGGTGGCGGAACGAGAGACTGATTCAGAACCATCTTCGCGTTGGAAGATTGCTGCTCTTTGAGCTGGAAATCGCGGTAGCACTTTGAACACATATTATGCGTGGCAGGGCTGCCAAAGAAACCGCAATTGTTGGCGCAGAAGCGCGGCGCCTGACATCTGTGTTCCTCCGCCATTTTTTTTCTCGATACCTGAAAAACGAGATCGGAACCGATCCACCGGTGAGAacacaaatttgaattttcgaaaccctaaaataaacgcagagaaaaaagaaaggaagattattattattaccgtTAGGGAGAAGGATGATGGAAAATCGAGGGGGAAAGGGGAGAGGTTGGTGGTTAtaagggaaagaaaagaaagggaagGAATCTAGAATTTGAAGGAAAGTTGCAAAGAAAAGAACCTCCACACGCAGACGCACACGATACACCAGCGAAACGAAAATTCCAGAAacgctttcttcttctctctatcTAACTGGGTTTTCTAACCAAACGGAGCGCAACGCAACGCGTCTATTGAAACGGTCTTTTTAAGGGcgttctttctctctcttggtTAGCCGTATGGGGTCATGATTCTGTATCTTCTTCAAGCCGTCTACgctatacttttttttctcatattattaataattaatcatcACTCTATTATCCTCcttaattatttaagaaaagtaaaaatcatGCATATTAGTAAAATCTTTGTTGTGAAAGTCACTCtactatttttaattgagtgattatattttgataattaaagattttacacattcaatatttttttccttttttagctgtattatcaattaaattaattttttcctcCCTTAAGGGGTAAAGAACTCAAGTTATTtaagaaacattttttattttttatttttggaaaaaaaggaaatcaaCCCCAAAAAGCACTAAAACCCGCAAGTTAttcaaaaaatagttttcaatttaatttcacGGTTCATTAGTATTTTGAAATGtgcattttacaaaataaataaatatttattttatataattaaaatttataatatgacattttattttaaattttcatttagtttaaatttatcaCCGAAGATTAAAAgcacatatttattatttttttaaaagaagcacatttattttaagaattaaaataagtaattgttggtagaaattgaaaaaagaaaacgtCGTTTTGTATTTCTAGGATTAAGAGTAAGTTTATAATAAGGTATTAACACTAATCAATTATCTGTCTTAAAATCATTTACTATATATTatctttgttttaaaattgaaataattaagcAGCAGGCCAATTTGGACCGTCTCGACGGTGAAACACACGGCGCCGCGCGGATAAGGGCAGAAAGAGTCCACGGGATACGAAGCATAAGTATTCTGGCCGTACATTCGttcatttctttattattttcttttaaaaaaaagtcacttTTATTATATgtgtataaaaaatgaaaatataaaatttagtttctaaaagaataataaatgcGGTAAATATATTTGTTCATTAATTTCTGTTTGTCACGTGGcacaaatgaataaatttatcattaaaatgattttcaacATAATCATTTCTAAATACCAGTAAAGGTATgttttatcatataatatttttttacttgttgtgtTTTTACTCCACTGATATAAATGTGTCCGTGAAATatgtaaatacaaaatttagtttcaGAGAgtataaaaagtgtgacaaatatattcggatgttaacaataaattatgactaattattataatttaaaaaaatttataatgattgtgATAAAATTTTGGGAGAGTTATATCACATTGGTAAGTGTTTATATTCTATTATATAATTTCTAAGCTATCaacatacaaaaaattattgtaaaatgataaaaaaaaattattatttctatttaatcaaatattatttatttaattatttttttataattttttcataataaaatatgaatgtctatttgtatatgcaatgacatcaaattacaaattataataaaagtttgttaatttttaaattaatttttttaaaattatatacaattattttttattgactaatCATTTAAGAAatcataatcttaaaaaaatcattcccAAAGAGGTGGGCATTTTTTAcattacaattataatttttcctaaaaattattcatgaatctaatttaactataatactttccaataaatatttttacttgattttttcatcaaacatgggagtcaaaaaaaatatttacgagtttataaaataagtattcttttttcttttaaactcaatttagtttatgagtttttattattaatttaaagttaataaaacaaatacaaaaaataattatttattatattttttcttatttaattgtttttctttcacCTTAATTTCATAATCTGAATTTTAGTTAataaccaaatcaaaattttaaactttttttctttcaccttaattccatcaaaattttagttaacattttgttattaacgtctagatatatttgtcactcgttttatatttttggagattaaattttatattttcatctgaTAGATGGGAAAACGAAAAATCAAAAAAGTATTATAAGACAAATATATTCTTATGCTGATAATTAAAGATGATCAcgttgataattattttaatgacaAATTTATCTATCTGTAGCACATAGATTATTTCATTAATAGTGACGGATGAAAGTTaatcacaaaatatatttatcacacattaaaaaaaatgatttgacaTTGAGGATGCATTGTTTAGTGTATACAAGTCCTCTGAAATTGACAAGTCGAATGTTGTTTGCCTCGGAAAATGGTTCTTAAACATGTATTATTGTCAACTGGGTGATGTGACCCCATTAaacccattttttattttattacacacTCAAATAGGTGACAAAATACAAAGGACTGAAAGGTGTAGCTGCCAACAACACTAGAGACTAGAGAGAAATTTAACCGATGTAGTACATGAGgtgaattttaagtttttaaccatgtcttttttataaaaaaaaggataaaaattttataattttattcaaccaTGTTTTTCTTTAACTATTAGAAAGTTATATATTTAGTGTGTGTTTGATTTATAGTAACTTTCAAAACACCTAAATAGAGAAGCTTGGGTCATATTTTGAATCAATCCTCAGTTTTAATAACTTTTGAGTTTCAATGACTGGTTTTTTTAGACAACCTTCATGCTATGTTATTAGATCAATTCCTAAAGTTGGTCAAATCTAATAAAGATTTTTTCCCCCTAAAACATAAACAATTGCCAACCTGTTGTTGTGCACAATGATTTCAATTGTTACCGTCTAATGGGGTGGGAAAAGCACACAATAAATAGCAAGCTAAGAGAAAAATAACAGCATACAAACAGA
The nucleotide sequence above comes from Glycine soja cultivar W05 chromosome 11, ASM419377v2, whole genome shotgun sequence. Encoded proteins:
- the LOC114373472 gene encoding zinc finger A20 and AN1 domain-containing stress-associated protein 3-like; the encoded protein is MAEEHRCQAPRFCANNCGFFGSPATHNMCSKCYRDFQLKEQQSSNAKMVLNQSLVPPPPPSVISQPSSSSAPAADPASAVVVDAPRAAEELKAPQQNRCMTCRRRVGLTGFKCRCGMMLCGTHRYPEQHACEFDFKGMGREQIAKANPVVKGEKLEKI